Below is a genomic region from Sneathia vaginalis.
TATCAGAGATACTAGATAAGAAAGGAATAGATAAATGAAGAAAATTTTAACAGTATGTTTTAGTATGTTTTTAACAGTATTATCATTCTCAAATGATAAATTAATTAGAATTGCAGCTTCAGTATATCCAATGGAGAAAATTGTAAGAATTGCTGCAAAAGACTTAGAAAAAAAGGGATACAAAGTAGAAGTTAGAGTTTTAACTGACTACAAAACAGCAAATATTGGATTAAACGCTGGAGACTTAGATGCTAACTTTCATCAACATGAACCTTTTATGAATTTTTTCAATAAGAAAGCTAATGCACATTTAGTGAAAGTAAGAGCAATATATGATGTGTATGTTGGATTTTACTCAAAGAAACATAAATCAATTAACCAATTACCTAAAGGTAGTACAATAGCTATACCTAATGATCCAACTAATCAATCTCGTGCACTTTTAATACTACAAAAAGCTGGATTAATTAGACTAAACAAACATAATGGATTAGCTTCAGTAAATGATGTTATATGGACAAAAAATTCATACAAATTTATGCAAATACCTATACCATCATTAGTACAAGCATACCAAGAAGCAGATCTTGTATTTAACTGGCCTTCACATATGAGAAAAATAGGGGTTAGTGTAAAAGATGCATTATTAAAAGAAAAAGATGGTAATAACACATATGCAATAATACTAGCTTCAAGAAGCGATAACAAGAACTCTAAGAAAATTAAGGACCTTGA
It encodes:
- a CDS encoding MetQ/NlpA family ABC transporter substrate-binding protein; the protein is MKKILTVCFSMFLTVLSFSNDKLIRIAASVYPMEKIVRIAAKDLEKKGYKVEVRVLTDYKTANIGLNAGDLDANFHQHEPFMNFFNKKANAHLVKVRAIYDVYVGFYSKKHKSINQLPKGSTIAIPNDPTNQSRALLILQKAGLIRLNKHNGLASVNDVIWTKNSYKFMQIPIPSLVQAYQEADLVFNWPSHMRKIGVSVKDALLKEKDGNNTYAIILASRSDNKNSKKIKDLEKAMTSKSVKDFLRKEYKEEGYPVF